A single bacterium DNA region contains:
- the uvrA gene encoding excinuclease ABC subunit UvrA: MPPAAAIEVFGARTHNLKNIDCRVPHERVTVVTGLSGSGKSSLAFDTIYAEGQRRFVESISTYARQFLRQMERPPVRAVNNVLPAVALEAKNNVRNARSTVATLAEIADVLRLLFTHLGEIRCPNDGELAHAFSVDEIAAELDGGVVGDRFTLLAHVPRPKRKAGEALAELVRQGYTRIWLDGDIQRIHSKSRWLKKNDPLMVVLGRFQAGGSSDLAGSLETALAMGHGAVEAVGAVGTVGVTGTGRRFFSTELCCPRCARIFRRPQPALFSFNSPLGACSECQGFGRVIGVDPERVIPDDGKTLAERPIAPWNTKAYEDRHERLIEACLERGVPLDVPWRDLPKETRDWVWSGKGSFVSLDRFFRWLERRSYKVHVRVLLARYRSYDPCPSCLGRRFKDESCLVRLNNRALPEFYAMSVEEMNGWLDEVEWSPRQIEVGGHLIEELRERVGVLSRVGLDYLTLDRQSRTLSGGETQRIQLAAALGSGLTSTLYVLDEPTIGLHPQDSGRLVDLLRTLADRGNTVLVVEHDRTVIEGADHIIDLGPSAGESGGEVLAEGSLQEILDCPASATGSYLRARTNTAARRHLARFRRESRADSSSAAKSGPEMFEILGASANNIRDLDVRFPQRTLVAVTGVSGSGKSTLVENLIYANVEGSRKVLALERGRYRELSGFDAVAEVLLVDQSPIGRSSRSNPVTYIKAYDEIRRLFAATPQARRNGITAGHFSFNVDKGRCQNCKGTGEVEVDMQFMAAVTVRCEQCQGSRFRDSVLEVKFRGLDIARTLAMSVDRGLQHFAQHAKLCRKLRQLADAGLGYLGLGQSTATLSGGEAQRLKLAAFLGGAYGSKPRLFLFDEPTTGLHFADIDLLSRTLRRLVESGHSVLVVEHSPDLIARCDWIVDLGPGGGFRGGRLLFSGTTEEFLRSGEGPTARELRKHLQWPREPSAAIG; this comes from the coding sequence ATGCCGCCAGCTGCAGCCATCGAAGTCTTCGGAGCCCGAACCCACAACCTCAAGAACATCGACTGCCGCGTCCCGCACGAACGGGTCACGGTGGTGACCGGTCTCTCGGGCTCCGGTAAGTCGTCGCTCGCCTTCGACACGATCTATGCCGAGGGCCAGCGGCGGTTCGTCGAGTCGATCTCGACCTACGCGCGCCAGTTCCTGCGTCAGATGGAACGGCCTCCGGTACGCGCCGTCAACAACGTCTTGCCCGCGGTGGCTCTGGAGGCCAAGAACAACGTCCGTAACGCGCGTTCGACCGTTGCGACATTGGCCGAGATAGCGGACGTTCTGCGCTTGCTCTTTACCCATCTGGGCGAGATTCGATGCCCGAACGATGGCGAGCTCGCGCACGCGTTTTCGGTAGATGAGATCGCGGCCGAGCTCGACGGCGGGGTCGTCGGCGACCGGTTCACGCTGCTCGCTCACGTGCCGCGCCCGAAACGAAAGGCCGGCGAGGCACTGGCCGAGCTGGTTCGCCAAGGCTACACTCGGATCTGGCTGGACGGCGATATCCAGCGCATCCACTCCAAGTCGCGCTGGCTCAAGAAGAACGATCCGCTCATGGTGGTCCTGGGCAGGTTTCAAGCCGGAGGCAGCTCGGACCTGGCAGGTTCTCTGGAGACCGCCCTGGCCATGGGGCATGGCGCCGTCGAGGCCGTGGGTGCGGTCGGAACGGTCGGAGTGACGGGAACCGGGCGCAGGTTCTTCTCGACCGAGCTCTGCTGTCCGCGGTGTGCCAGGATCTTTCGCCGCCCGCAGCCGGCGCTGTTTTCGTTCAACTCGCCGCTCGGAGCCTGCTCGGAGTGTCAGGGCTTCGGTCGGGTGATCGGTGTCGATCCCGAGCGAGTAATTCCCGATGACGGCAAGACCCTGGCCGAGAGGCCGATCGCACCCTGGAATACGAAAGCCTACGAGGACCGCCACGAACGCCTGATCGAAGCTTGTCTGGAGCGTGGCGTTCCGCTGGACGTACCCTGGAGGGACCTACCGAAGGAAACGCGTGACTGGGTGTGGAGTGGTAAGGGGAGCTTCGTGAGCCTGGACCGGTTCTTCCGCTGGCTCGAGCGGCGCTCGTACAAGGTTCACGTCCGCGTTCTGCTGGCTCGCTACCGTTCCTATGATCCGTGTCCGTCGTGTCTTGGACGCAGATTCAAGGACGAGTCCTGCCTGGTTCGTCTCAACAACCGGGCGCTGCCCGAGTTCTACGCCATGAGCGTCGAGGAAATGAACGGTTGGCTCGACGAGGTCGAGTGGAGTCCGCGTCAGATCGAAGTCGGCGGCCATCTCATTGAAGAACTGCGCGAGCGGGTCGGCGTTCTATCGAGAGTCGGGCTCGATTACCTCACCCTGGACCGCCAGTCGCGGACGCTCTCCGGCGGAGAGACTCAGAGAATCCAGCTCGCGGCAGCACTGGGCTCGGGCCTGACCAGCACGCTCTACGTGCTCGATGAGCCGACGATCGGCCTGCATCCACAGGACAGTGGGCGGCTGGTCGATCTGCTTCGCACGCTCGCGGACCGAGGCAATACGGTCCTGGTTGTCGAGCACGATCGGACCGTCATCGAGGGCGCCGATCACATCATCGATCTCGGTCCGTCGGCCGGAGAGAGCGGCGGGGAAGTCCTCGCCGAGGGCTCGCTCCAGGAGATTCTCGATTGTCCGGCCTCGGCGACCGGGTCCTATCTCAGGGCGCGCACCAACACCGCGGCCCGCCGCCATTTGGCGCGCTTTCGGCGAGAGAGCCGCGCGGACTCTTCGTCCGCGGCCAAGAGCGGTCCCGAAATGTTCGAGATCCTCGGCGCAAGCGCTAACAACATCCGCGATCTCGACGTCCGCTTTCCTCAAAGGACCTTGGTCGCGGTCACGGGGGTTTCAGGGTCGGGCAAATCCACGCTGGTCGAAAACCTGATCTACGCGAACGTCGAAGGCAGCAGGAAGGTCCTCGCCCTGGAGCGCGGGCGCTACCGGGAGCTGTCGGGCTTCGATGCGGTTGCCGAGGTCTTGCTGGTCGACCAGAGTCCGATTGGGCGCTCGAGCCGCTCGAATCCGGTCACCTATATCAAGGCCTACGACGAGATCAGGCGCCTGTTCGCGGCGACACCGCAGGCCCGGCGCAACGGCATCACCGCGGGTCACTTCTCGTTCAACGTCGACAAGGGCCGCTGCCAGAACTGCAAGGGAACCGGTGAGGTCGAGGTCGACATGCAGTTCATGGCCGCGGTAACGGTGCGGTGCGAGCAGTGCCAGGGAAGCCGATTTCGCGATTCGGTACTGGAGGTCAAGTTCCGGGGCTTGGATATTGCCCGGACTCTCGCAATGTCCGTCGATCGCGGCTTGCAGCACTTTGCCCAGCACGCCAAGCTCTGCCGAAAGCTGCGTCAGCTCGCCGATGCGGGGCTCGGCTATCTGGGTCTGGGGCAGTCGACCGCTACCCTCTCCGGCGGCGAGGCCCAGCGACTCAAACTCGCCGCGTTTCTAGGCGGCGCTTACGGGTCGAAGCCCAGGCTCTTTCTCTTCGACGAGCCGACCACGGGTCTCCACTTCGCCGACATCGACCTACTCAGCCGCACGTTGCGACGCCTGGTCGAGTCCGGCCATTCGGTTCTCGTCGTCGAGCACAGTCCGGACCTGATCGCGCGCTGCGATTGGATCGTCGACCTCGGGCCGGGTGGCGGCTTCCGGGGCGGGCGGTTGCTGTTCAGTGGCACGACCGAAGAGTTCCTGCGCTCGGGAGAAGGACCGACGGCGCGTGAGTTGCGTAAACACCTACAGTGGCCACGTGAACCCTCGGCGGCCATAGGATAG
- a CDS encoding DoxX family membrane protein — MLTERLATRPGPGRLGLASGVLLGVVFVVAAIPKALDPMAFAEQIRFEGLDFAIPADFLAWLVIVVEACLGVALIVGLRRRWVLVPTGFLVIFFVFLTARSYIRWMSGELDDASACGCFGNLVDRSPAEAFWQDLFLLVPPFLLAAFIGKGYAAAGKSWRVLLVTFATLAVAILAWASPRLPLDDAATRLRVGKRIDGFCAGANRPGSERVCLDILVPELLEGRHLVTVDALDRAEIDETVDVLDRAATESAGMSVWLLADASDEQVMAFFWEWGPRFEVRETPLPLLRPLYRMLPRSFAVEDGRVTRTWAGLPEPGPAFE, encoded by the coding sequence ATGTTGACGGAGAGATTGGCAACGCGGCCCGGACCGGGCCGGCTCGGACTCGCGAGCGGGGTGCTTCTCGGTGTGGTCTTTGTGGTCGCCGCGATTCCCAAGGCGCTCGACCCGATGGCCTTCGCCGAGCAGATCCGATTCGAGGGACTCGACTTCGCGATCCCAGCGGACTTCCTCGCCTGGCTGGTGATTGTCGTCGAGGCCTGCCTCGGGGTCGCGCTGATCGTCGGCCTTCGCAGGCGTTGGGTCCTGGTGCCGACCGGCTTCTTGGTGATCTTCTTCGTCTTCTTGACGGCACGCTCCTACATACGCTGGATGAGCGGCGAGCTCGACGACGCTTCGGCGTGCGGATGCTTCGGCAATCTCGTCGATCGGAGCCCGGCGGAAGCGTTCTGGCAAGACCTGTTCTTGCTCGTGCCGCCTTTTCTGCTCGCCGCTTTCATCGGAAAGGGTTACGCAGCCGCGGGCAAGAGCTGGCGCGTGCTCTTGGTCACCTTCGCTACCCTTGCCGTGGCGATTCTGGCGTGGGCCTCGCCGCGGCTGCCCTTGGATGATGCGGCGACGCGACTCCGGGTCGGCAAGCGTATCGACGGCTTCTGCGCCGGCGCCAACAGGCCGGGGTCCGAGCGCGTGTGTCTCGACATTCTGGTTCCCGAGCTCCTCGAGGGCCGCCACCTGGTGACGGTGGACGCTCTCGATCGTGCCGAGATTGATGAGACCGTCGACGTTCTGGACCGGGCGGCGACCGAGTCGGCGGGGATGTCAGTTTGGCTTCTCGCTGATGCCTCGGATGAGCAGGTGATGGCGTTCTTCTGGGAATGGGGCCCGCGATTCGAGGTTCGGGAGACGCCGCTGCCACTGCTCCGGCCTCTCTACAGAATGCTGCCGCGATCGTTCGCGGTGGAGGACGGCAGGGTGACGCGCACCTGGGCGGGGCTGCCGGAGCCAGGGCCCGCGTTCGAGTAG
- a CDS encoding thioredoxin family protein has protein sequence MKFGFSISLSSRVVAATLLLAAWPLFTSGPATARSPIDEVQRGFELVDDYVAMKDGNDLEARIYSSSASRAILIVPEDIMAPAVILWPRTREVESLKSMKVQTLTGGFAEVKKDAVAALHPAFQVVGTNVVFDVGGVEMRLKPKPPLVGLYDAPEMLGSSAVYKRRAEDYTPSAEMLEKLGRLSSNVRVRVFFGTWCPACGQMVPRILTVAENLGESNLNFEFYGLPKGFAGEPEAERHDIHSVPTGVIFVDEQEVGRIQGNDWRSPESALWNLLGS, from the coding sequence ATGAAATTCGGCTTTTCGATCTCACTTTCAAGTCGCGTCGTAGCTGCGACGCTTCTGCTGGCGGCCTGGCCACTGTTCACGAGCGGTCCGGCAACGGCACGATCCCCGATCGACGAGGTGCAGCGCGGGTTCGAGTTGGTCGACGACTACGTCGCAATGAAGGACGGCAACGACCTCGAGGCTCGGATCTACTCCTCCTCGGCAAGCCGGGCGATTCTGATCGTTCCCGAGGACATAATGGCTCCGGCGGTCATCCTCTGGCCGCGGACCCGCGAGGTCGAGTCGCTGAAATCGATGAAGGTACAGACGCTGACCGGCGGCTTCGCCGAGGTCAAGAAGGACGCGGTTGCGGCGCTCCACCCCGCGTTCCAGGTCGTCGGCACGAACGTGGTGTTCGATGTGGGGGGCGTCGAGATGCGCCTCAAGCCGAAGCCGCCTCTCGTCGGGCTCTACGACGCTCCCGAGATGCTCGGCAGTTCCGCCGTCTACAAACGACGGGCGGAGGACTACACGCCGAGCGCGGAGATGCTCGAGAAACTCGGCCGGTTGAGCAGCAACGTCCGGGTTCGGGTGTTCTTCGGCACCTGGTGTCCAGCCTGCGGGCAGATGGTCCCCCGAATCCTGACCGTGGCTGAAAACCTGGGCGAGTCCAACCTGAACTTCGAGTTCTACGGCCTGCCCAAGGGATTCGCGGGCGAGCCCGAGGCCGAGCGCCATGACATCCATTCGGTGCCGACCGGCGTGATCTTCGTCGACGAGCAAGAGGTCGGGCGAATTCAGGGTAACGATTGGCGCAGCCCGGAGTCGGCGCTCTGGAACCTGCTCGGTTCCTGA
- a CDS encoding 4Fe-4S dicluster domain-containing protein: MPDEFPYRKKIEIDKAPRPKPPKQTAVIDQTGCTGCEACIAFCPVDCIEIVPGPEHPDFMKLVEVDLERCIGCQLCARYCPWETIDMWGWEEGVAVAPSLTVRSLIYDYDPDEMHEAAESRS; this comes from the coding sequence ATGCCTGACGAGTTCCCCTATCGCAAGAAGATCGAGATCGACAAAGCACCGCGTCCGAAGCCGCCGAAGCAAACCGCGGTGATCGATCAGACTGGTTGCACCGGCTGCGAAGCCTGTATCGCCTTTTGCCCGGTCGATTGCATCGAGATCGTGCCCGGGCCCGAGCATCCCGACTTCATGAAGCTGGTCGAGGTCGACCTGGAGCGCTGCATCGGCTGCCAGCTGTGCGCGCGCTACTGCCCCTGGGAGACCATCGATATGTGGGGTTGGGAAGAAGGGGTGGCGGTCGCGCCCAGCCTCACGGTGCGCTCGCTGATCTATGACTACGATCCCGACGAGATGCATGAAGCCGCCGAAAGCCGTTCTTGA
- a CDS encoding DEAD/DEAH box helicase family protein, which yields MAPRFDPDNLRLELAVADLIDTSLFRHLGFGQRGGYERMWVGQAIHSRYQEEAEREDPSYRAEVPIRVRFEHRGWEIVIRGRIDGLRREIEGDRPDDERTILEEIKSVRRGSELADAKREIYERQALLYAWMLSLGGAGDQAVEKETEEVAGLEPLKPEQIGAELVLIEIGSHDVRREPLQVDFEAIGISVRRRLNRLLRDHERDREVAVERREAGGRLAFPYPELRRGQQEIIDASATALEQREHLLIEAPTGLGKTVAALYPALKYALEHQKRVFILTAKTLQQEMATAVLELLNRDGTFRSLRLRAKSKMCANEEVICHEEFCPYAKDYYLKLHRSRIVDDLLLRCQTLLPDGIYARAREEEVCPFEVSLELTGKAQIVVCDYNYAFDPYVALQEFGQENDLQDTVLVVDEIHNLVDRGRGYYSPKLSTGKALKAAEFLNSISHDTPRRAARVCHDLAAWIADTTDHVFADAGQAQAGAAGAPGNENQAAETVFVEDDLWDLRPGFDDAFVDYVEYQRETSTYRAEDPFVDLYFDFLRFLDGLVWAHSDAFSQYVLRRGESRSINILCKDPSHFIGGVINRTHSTFGLSATLSPTDFYRGLLGFDPERTVAKTIASPFPSENRCFVIDDSVSTLWRDRDRNYQPIADSLSRLAQAVPGNCLALFPSYAFIGHVAPKLEITGKRLLVQGREDSDRTREEILDLLRSPMAGDNLLLAVAGGVFAEGVDYPGDILRAVAIIGPCLPAVTLERELLKIYYQDRFERGFEYAFVVPGMTRVVQAAGRLIRSAEDTGVIALLDQRFLKTPYRAHLPEDWYNGGRLEDLIALPGEAATRFFAQLQVSQA from the coding sequence ATGGCCCCGCGCTTCGATCCCGACAATCTTCGCCTCGAGCTGGCGGTGGCCGACTTGATCGACACCTCGCTGTTTCGCCACCTCGGATTCGGCCAGCGCGGCGGCTACGAGCGGATGTGGGTGGGGCAGGCGATTCACAGCCGCTACCAGGAGGAAGCCGAGCGCGAAGACCCGAGCTACCGAGCCGAGGTTCCGATCCGGGTGCGCTTCGAGCACCGCGGCTGGGAGATCGTGATTCGAGGCCGGATCGACGGCCTGCGCCGCGAGATCGAAGGAGACCGGCCGGACGACGAGCGCACGATCCTCGAAGAGATCAAGTCGGTACGCCGCGGCAGCGAGCTCGCCGACGCCAAGCGGGAGATCTACGAGCGCCAGGCCCTTCTCTATGCCTGGATGTTGAGCCTCGGAGGCGCCGGAGACCAAGCCGTCGAAAAGGAGACCGAGGAGGTGGCGGGGCTAGAGCCCCTGAAGCCCGAGCAGATCGGGGCTGAGCTGGTGCTGATTGAAATCGGCTCTCACGACGTTCGACGCGAGCCGCTCCAGGTCGATTTCGAAGCGATCGGGATTTCCGTCCGGCGCCGGTTGAACCGGCTGCTTCGAGACCACGAGCGGGACCGTGAGGTGGCCGTCGAGCGGCGCGAAGCCGGCGGGCGCCTGGCGTTTCCCTATCCCGAGCTCCGCCGGGGTCAACAGGAGATCATCGACGCCTCTGCGACGGCACTCGAGCAGCGTGAGCACCTGCTGATCGAAGCTCCCACGGGCCTCGGCAAGACGGTTGCCGCTCTCTATCCCGCCCTCAAGTACGCGCTCGAGCACCAGAAGCGCGTGTTCATCCTGACCGCCAAGACCCTGCAGCAGGAGATGGCGACCGCGGTGCTCGAGCTGCTCAACCGGGACGGCACCTTTCGTTCGCTTCGCCTGCGCGCCAAGTCCAAGATGTGCGCCAACGAGGAAGTCATCTGCCACGAAGAGTTCTGCCCCTACGCCAAGGACTACTACCTGAAACTCCACCGCTCTCGAATCGTCGACGACCTCCTGTTGCGCTGCCAGACCCTGCTTCCCGACGGCATCTACGCCCGCGCCCGCGAAGAGGAGGTCTGCCCATTCGAAGTCAGCCTGGAGCTCACCGGCAAGGCCCAGATCGTGGTCTGCGACTACAACTACGCCTTCGACCCGTACGTCGCCCTTCAGGAGTTCGGCCAGGAGAACGACCTTCAGGACACGGTACTGGTGGTGGACGAGATCCACAACCTCGTCGACCGCGGCCGCGGCTACTACAGTCCAAAGCTCTCGACGGGCAAGGCTCTGAAGGCGGCCGAGTTCCTGAATTCGATCTCCCATGACACTCCCAGGAGAGCGGCTCGTGTCTGCCATGACCTCGCCGCATGGATCGCAGATACCACCGATCACGTCTTTGCCGACGCCGGGCAGGCCCAGGCCGGCGCCGCCGGCGCCCCTGGCAACGAAAACCAGGCCGCCGAAACCGTCTTCGTCGAGGACGATCTTTGGGACCTGCGCCCCGGCTTCGATGACGCCTTCGTGGACTACGTCGAGTACCAGCGCGAAACTTCGACCTACCGTGCCGAGGACCCCTTCGTAGACCTCTATTTCGACTTCTTGCGCTTTCTGGACGGCCTCGTATGGGCGCACAGTGACGCATTCAGCCAATACGTGCTCCGCCGGGGTGAATCCAGGTCGATCAACATTCTGTGCAAGGACCCGAGTCACTTCATCGGCGGGGTCATCAATCGCACGCACTCGACATTCGGGCTTTCGGCAACGCTTTCGCCGACCGACTTCTATCGCGGTCTGCTGGGTTTCGATCCCGAGCGCACGGTGGCCAAGACCATCGCTAGTCCGTTCCCCAGCGAGAACCGCTGCTTTGTTATCGACGATTCGGTCTCGACTCTCTGGCGCGATCGCGACCGCAACTATCAGCCCATCGCCGACAGCCTGTCGCGCCTGGCCCAGGCCGTGCCCGGAAACTGTCTTGCCCTGTTTCCGAGCTACGCCTTCATTGGTCACGTCGCGCCCAAGCTCGAGATTACCGGCAAGCGTCTACTGGTCCAGGGGCGCGAGGACAGCGACCGGACCCGCGAGGAGATACTCGACCTCTTGCGCTCCCCGATGGCCGGGGACAACCTGCTGCTGGCGGTGGCGGGCGGGGTGTTCGCCGAGGGGGTGGACTACCCGGGGGACATCCTGCGGGCGGTCGCGATCATCGGGCCGTGCCTCCCGGCGGTCACCCTCGAGCGCGAGCTCCTGAAGATCTACTACCAGGACCGCTTCGAGCGCGGATTCGAGTACGCATTCGTCGTCCCTGGCATGACCCGCGTGGTTCAGGCCGCCGGCCGGTTGATTCGCTCCGCCGAGGACACCGGCGTTATCGCCTTGCTCGATCAGCGGTTCCTAAAGACTCCCTACCGCGCCCATCTGCCCGAAGACTGGTACAACGGCGGACGCCTCGAAGACCTGATCGCACTGCCGGGCGAAGCCGCGACGCGTTTCTTCGCCCAGCTTCAGGTTTCGCAGGCCTGA
- the hflK gene encoding FtsH protease activity modulator HflK has product MAPTGRPPKNIVELPQLPKLPKFDLPAGRLRAIFLVVLIAVALFSSLYTIDPEEVGVVLRFGEYVRTTDPGLHFKAPLRIEQVVKLPVQRQLKQEFGFRTQRADVRSQFTTRGLGDESNMLTGDLNAAVVEWVVQYRIDDPQQFLFRVRNVEETLRDMSEAVMRQVVGDRTVDEVLTVGRQEVADLVEVKLQELCNQYENGVKVDQVVLQDVNPPDQVKPSFNEVNQAEQERETKINQAQSEYNKVIFRARGLAEKTVSTAEGYALDRVNRSRGEADRFISIYREYRKAPEVTRRRIYLETLNEVMNQAGRKVILDDDLEGVLPLLDLEGKLGGLGSPGSPDGGGAQQ; this is encoded by the coding sequence ATGGCACCGACCGGGCGGCCGCCCAAGAACATCGTCGAGCTTCCGCAGCTGCCCAAGCTGCCGAAGTTCGACCTGCCCGCCGGGCGCCTGCGCGCGATCTTCCTGGTCGTTCTGATCGCGGTGGCTCTGTTCAGCTCGCTCTACACCATCGATCCGGAAGAGGTCGGCGTCGTTCTCCGTTTCGGGGAGTACGTCCGAACCACCGACCCGGGGCTGCACTTCAAGGCGCCGTTGCGCATCGAGCAGGTCGTCAAGCTTCCTGTGCAACGCCAGCTCAAGCAGGAGTTCGGTTTCAGAACCCAGCGCGCCGACGTCCGCAGCCAGTTCACCACGAGGGGGCTCGGCGACGAGTCCAACATGCTCACCGGTGATCTCAACGCGGCGGTCGTCGAATGGGTGGTGCAATACCGGATCGACGATCCGCAGCAGTTCCTGTTCCGGGTGCGAAACGTGGAAGAGACGCTGCGCGACATGAGCGAAGCGGTCATGCGCCAGGTGGTCGGCGACCGCACGGTGGATGAGGTCCTCACGGTCGGTCGCCAGGAGGTCGCCGATCTGGTCGAGGTGAAACTCCAAGAGTTGTGCAACCAGTACGAGAACGGTGTCAAGGTCGATCAGGTCGTACTCCAGGATGTGAATCCCCCCGATCAGGTGAAACCATCGTTCAACGAGGTCAACCAGGCCGAGCAGGAGCGCGAGACCAAGATCAACCAGGCGCAGTCGGAATACAACAAAGTAATCTTCCGAGCGCGCGGTTTGGCCGAGAAGACGGTCTCGACCGCCGAAGGCTACGCCCTCGACCGAGTCAACCGTTCGCGTGGTGAGGCGGATCGCTTCATCAGCATCTACCGGGAGTACCGCAAGGCCCCGGAAGTGACGCGTCGGCGGATCTATCTCGAGACCCTGAACGAGGTCATGAACCAGGCCGGCCGCAAGGTGATTCTGGATGACGATCTCGAGGGCGTGCTGCCACTGCTCGATCTCGAAGGCAAGCTCGGCGGTCTCGGTAGCCCTGGAAGCCCGGACGGCGGAGGAGCACAACAGTGA
- the hflC gene encoding protease modulator HflC, whose product MRAAGVVLVIIVLLVVGNAAFLVYETEQVIKTQFGKPVGDPIDSPGLHFKLPFIQKVHKFDKRFLEWDGDATELTTKDKRFIFVDTYARWRITDPLLYFQRLRDERRAQSRLDDILEGETRNAIAKHRLVELVRSTNRTPAQDESLPESASVLEDIAIGREQVRLEVLGNAQGRTGDLGIEILDVQLKRINYVEEVRRKVYDRMIAERRRIAERYRSEGEGEAASIRGEIEKELKKIESEAYREAQEIQGRADAEATEIYASAYNASVDSRRFYEFLKTMETLSSTTDESTSMLLSTAGEFYRFLNDSNP is encoded by the coding sequence GTGAGGGCCGCGGGTGTCGTTCTGGTCATCATTGTGCTCCTCGTCGTGGGCAACGCGGCGTTCCTTGTCTATGAGACCGAGCAGGTCATCAAGACCCAGTTCGGCAAGCCGGTCGGCGATCCGATCGACTCGCCCGGCCTCCACTTCAAGCTGCCTTTCATTCAGAAGGTCCACAAGTTCGACAAGCGCTTTCTCGAGTGGGATGGTGACGCCACCGAGCTCACCACCAAGGATAAGCGCTTCATCTTCGTCGATACCTACGCGCGCTGGCGGATCACCGATCCGCTCTTGTATTTCCAGCGGCTTCGCGACGAGCGCCGGGCGCAGAGCCGTCTTGACGACATTCTGGAGGGCGAGACGCGTAACGCGATCGCCAAGCACCGGCTGGTGGAGCTGGTACGGAGCACCAACCGCACGCCGGCGCAGGACGAGTCTCTGCCCGAAAGCGCTTCGGTGCTGGAAGATATTGCAATCGGTCGCGAGCAGGTGAGACTCGAGGTCCTCGGGAACGCCCAAGGCCGAACCGGCGACCTGGGCATCGAGATCCTGGATGTCCAGCTCAAGCGGATCAACTACGTCGAGGAGGTCCGGCGCAAGGTCTACGACCGCATGATCGCCGAGCGCCGCCGCATCGCCGAGCGCTACCGCTCCGAGGGTGAAGGCGAGGCTGCCAGCATTCGGGGCGAGATCGAGAAAGAGCTGAAGAAGATCGAGTCCGAGGCCTACCGAGAGGCGCAGGAAATCCAGGGTCGGGCCGACGCCGAGGCGACCGAGATCTATGCCTCGGCCTACAATGCTTCGGTGGATTCGCGACGTTTCTACGAGTTCTTGAAGACCATGGAAACACTGTCGTCCACGACCGACGAGTCCACCTCGATGCTGCTCTCGACGGCCGGCGAGTTCTACCGCTTCCTGAACGACAGCAATCCCTGA